A window of the Helicobacteraceae bacterium genome harbors these coding sequences:
- the rimM gene encoding ribosome maturation factor RimM (Essential for efficient processing of 16S rRNA) yields the protein MSDRDSGALYLAKIGKTFGLKGLLKIRLDSDFPDFFTIGRTLKAALGDQTLELTVDRFDAKRALIGFEGVNAPEEAARLTNYELFTSIADTKAAIKLNEGERFWFELIGMAAIENDEIIGKIVEITNGDPPLLTLEIKGKTQRLIAPYSDRFVEGAKDNRLIMKNIRALIDEL from the coding sequence ATGAGCGACCGAGATAGCGGCGCGTTATATCTAGCCAAAATCGGCAAAACTTTCGGGCTTAAAGGGCTTTTAAAGATTCGTCTTGATTCCGATTTCCCGGATTTTTTTACGATCGGAAGGACGCTTAAAGCGGCGTTGGGCGATCAAACGCTAGAGCTTACCGTCGATCGTTTCGACGCAAAACGCGCTTTGATCGGGTTTGAAGGCGTTAACGCGCCCGAAGAGGCGGCGCGATTGACAAACTACGAGCTTTTTACCTCGATCGCCGATACCAAAGCGGCTATCAAGCTAAACGAGGGCGAACGTTTTTGGTTTGAGCTGATCGGAATGGCGGCGATTGAAAACGACGAGATAATAGGCAAAATCGTAGAGATAACAAATGGCGATCCGCCGCTTCTGACGCTTGAGATCAAGGGCAAAACGCAAAGGCTGATCGCGCCGTATAGCGATCGGTTTGTAGAGGGCGCGAAAGATAATCGTTTGATAATGAAAAATATCCGCGCGCTTATCGACGAGCTTTAA
- a CDS encoding KH domain-containing protein, translating to MVENFIADFARLIAAEPNQIEVTREDVDHDFSEIVIYASQQDVGKIIGKDGNMINSIKTVVSGCKAKDGVSYRILVKPIDERPR from the coding sequence GTGGTCGAGAATTTTATCGCGGATTTCGCGCGGTTAATCGCCGCCGAGCCAAATCAGATCGAGGTTACGCGCGAAGACGTAGATCATGATTTTTCGGAGATTGTGATATACGCGAGCCAGCAGGACGTAGGTAAAATTATCGGCAAAGACGGCAATATGATCAATTCGATCAAAACCGTGGTGTCCGGTTGCAAGGCAAAAGACGGCGTAAGTTACCGCATTTTGGTTAAACCGATAGATGAGCGACCGAGATAG
- the rpsP gene encoding 30S ribosomal protein S16: MTVIRLTRLGKKKQPFYRIVVTDSRKRRDSGFVEILGFYNPMNQEKTLKLDKDRYNYWIGAGAKPSETVTRIAAKA; encoded by the coding sequence ATGACGGTCATTCGACTAACTAGACTCGGCAAGAAAAAACAGCCTTTCTATCGCATCGTAGTAACGGATAGCAGAAAGCGTCGCGACAGCGGCTTCGTGGAGATTTTAGGTTTTTACAACCCGATGAACCAAGAAAAAACGCTCAAATTAGACAAGGATCGCTATAACTATTGGATTGGCGCTGGCGCGAAACCCAGCGAAACCGTAACGCGAATCGCCGCGAAAGCCTAA
- the ffh gene encoding signal recognition particle protein, with amino-acid sequence MLNKIAESLKAAVSRIRHFDDEASLKRALEELRKALLKNDVHYKVVKDLISAVEIKTKQTGIQKERFAKALEETLYETLAAAGSQGFTFADRPPTVVMIAGLQGSGKTTTAAKLAKYLKERGKKVLLAAADLQRLAAVEQLRRLSEQIEVETFSAPTPIEAASGALKRAQEGYFDVLIVDTAGRLAIDEALMRELNAIKAAINPFEIFYVADSLTGQDAVKTAAAFHEKITLTGVILTKFDGDSTGGIAIGLARQLGAPLRFVGVGEKLDDLEIFIPERIVGRLMGGGDIATLAEKVGAAIDEKKAKEIGRKIKKGSFNYNDFLDQLEQVGKLGNIKSLLSMLPGASALSEKLGDVDLQNSKEIKRARAMIQSMTKRERENPDLLNPSRKNRIAAGAGLKIEEVNRTIKQFKSGSKLVKQFSGKGAAQQFQSLLGAQNSLRMR; translated from the coding sequence TTGCTGAATAAAATCGCCGAATCGCTTAAAGCCGCCGTTTCGAGAATCAGGCATTTCGACGACGAAGCCTCGCTTAAACGCGCGCTTGAGGAGCTAAGAAAGGCGCTGCTAAAGAACGACGTGCATTACAAGGTCGTAAAGGATCTGATTTCCGCCGTAGAGATCAAAACCAAGCAGACGGGCATTCAAAAAGAGCGTTTTGCAAAAGCGCTTGAGGAGACGCTGTATGAGACGCTCGCGGCGGCGGGATCGCAAGGCTTTACGTTCGCCGATCGCCCGCCTACGGTAGTAATGATCGCGGGTTTGCAAGGTAGCGGCAAGACTACGACGGCGGCGAAACTCGCGAAATACCTAAAAGAGCGCGGCAAAAAAGTTTTGCTCGCGGCGGCGGATTTGCAACGTTTGGCGGCGGTCGAGCAGTTGCGCCGATTATCCGAGCAGATCGAGGTGGAGACGTTTAGCGCGCCAACGCCGATCGAGGCGGCAAGCGGCGCGTTAAAGCGCGCGCAAGAGGGGTATTTTGACGTTTTGATCGTGGATACGGCGGGCAGACTCGCGATCGACGAGGCGCTCATGCGGGAGTTAAACGCGATCAAGGCGGCGATTAACCCGTTTGAGATTTTTTACGTCGCCGATTCGCTAACCGGTCAAGACGCGGTGAAAACAGCCGCCGCTTTTCACGAAAAGATAACGCTTACGGGCGTTATTCTGACTAAATTTGACGGCGATTCCACCGGCGGAATCGCAATCGGGTTAGCGCGGCAATTAGGAGCGCCGCTTCGATTTGTCGGCGTTGGCGAAAAGCTCGACGATCTGGAGATTTTTATTCCCGAAAGGATCGTCGGTCGCTTGATGGGCGGCGGCGATATAGCGACGTTAGCCGAAAAGGTCGGCGCGGCGATCGACGAGAAGAAAGCCAAAGAGATCGGACGCAAGATCAAAAAAGGCTCGTTTAACTACAACGACTTTTTAGATCAGCTTGAGCAGGTCGGCAAGCTAGGCAATATCAAATCGTTGCTTTCTATGTTGCCCGGCGCGAGCGCGTTATCCGAAAAGCTAGGCGACGTCGATCTGCAAAACTCCAAAGAGATTAAGCGCGCCCGCGCGATGATTCAGTCGATGACCAAGCGCGAGCGCGAAAATCCCGATCTGCTCAACCCCTCGCGAAAAAACCGCATAGCCGCGGGCGCGGGGCTAAAAATCGAGGAGGTCAATAGGACTATCAAGCAATTCAAAAGCGGCTCTAAACTAGTCAAGCAGTTTTCTGGCAAAGGCGCGGCGCAACAGTTTCAATCGCTGCTTGGCGCTCAAAACAGCCTTCGTATGAGATAA